In Mangifera indica cultivar Alphonso chromosome 7, CATAS_Mindica_2.1, whole genome shotgun sequence, the genomic window AAGCTTAAAAATCAAAGACTGCGTTGTAGGAAAACAATGATAATAAGCAGCATCTATTAGGTGTGCATTCTTCCCAGTGTTATGATAGACTGAATTACTTTGATTGGAGGGATCTAAATATTACTTTGGTGAAAATATAAAGGATGCAGTGTTTTTCATGTGATTTGAATGCCATTCCTATGGGGTTTGctttcataatatataaatgaagagaAATCTCTCCATTTTGCCCAAAGTTTTTGGATGTGgtaaaaattttggatttggTCTTGGAAGATAGGTAGTAGATCCCAAAAGATACTAACATCTACTTTTGCAAATGTCTTTTGTTTCTTGATTGATGTCTTGTTTTGATTGATAGTTTCAcagagttttatatatattgttccAGGGTGCATTCACTGGAGTTTGTTCCCAGCAACATGTGCCTGGTTACaagaataatattgataaattcAAGGCTAAAGGGATCGTCGTTTGTGTGGCTGTCAATGACCGGTATGCTTTAAATGGCTGGGCTGAAAAAATTCAAGCCAAAGAGGCTGTAAGTTATTTCCTTAGTTTATTATGTTACTTCAAGAGGAGAAATGATCAGGGATTAGTAATTCACTAAGAGCTTCTCTTTAGCCTTTAGCATCTACTTGAATGTTGAATGGGTTTAACCTACTTGTCCCATTTGTGCAATTAATTGCTCCCTCTACTACATTCTTCTGGAGTTGTATAAGATTTTCTGTTTGAGATGTGTATTTTTGACATCATGACATGTGTGCTGTTCTGTGCTTCATTATCTGGTTATGATTCATGCACCAATTAGTCATGATGCTCTTCTTCATTGTCCTTGTAGCATCTTTGTTCAGGGCAATGATATTAGATATTAATGCATTGCTTGAGTCAAGCCAGAGTTATTGCCTAGATGgatatctaaaattttcttttctgttcaGTTTTGCTAGTTAATTGTTATCCTTCCTACTGCCTaaacactttctttttcttaccgTGATTTTTCTCTGTTAACCATTTTATTCTGCATTTAATCAGTGGTAAAATTTAGATTTAGTGCTAATTTCTCATGTAGCACTTGTATTTAGATATTCCTTTATTGCGGTGATAACAAATTTCTCCAATCTGGCTCAAgtaacatctttttttttttttttttcgattttccTTTTAATAGATTGAATTTTATGGCGACTTTGATGGAAGCTTTCACAAGAGCTTGGACTTGGGAAAAGATCTCTCTGCTGCTTTGCTCAGGGCCTCGCTCTGAAAGGTATTGTTACAGCTATAATTTCTTGTTAAAATCATCTGGATCTTGCACACATGAAGGAAGTTTCATCAGACATTCTACATCATTTGCATAGAATGCTTGACCCAATTAATTTGGCAagctttattttcttctttaatataaaaaaagtgagaaaattaaaaatgtgtCTCTATTACTCTATTAAATCAACTTTTGCTTCCCGTGATGACTCCTAAAAAAACAGTAATTTATTCAGCAGACAAGATAAACCATATCCATCCTTTGATTGAAATGGCAGGTCCAGCATTAAGACAAGAAAGGGCAAATTGTTTTTGAATTGCATCGATTGTCAGTTACTAAAATATTGTTGGTGTGTGTAGATGGTCAGCATACGTAGACAATGGAAAGATCAAGGCTTTCAATATAGAGGAAGCCCCATCTGAGGTGAAGGTTTCTGGCGCGGAGGTCATGTTGGGACAGATATAATGTTTTTGTTCGATATGCTGTCCAAGTATCCTATTGAAAACGTTTCTTGCTGTAGGAGAATAAGGGATGATGCTTTTGTGGGTTTGTGCCTATTCCATTGTTATATGATGTCCTACTTGTTCTAGGAATAAGTTGTGTTTTACAGGTATCATGATTAAGTTCATGGTAAAAACAGTATGTTAATCTTAGGAATATGCTTTCTATATATTTCTACCTTCTCCCTGTTTGTTATGAGCCGGTTAATGATTTCCATATATTTACCTTCGTGTTTGTGAGATCGCTTTTATGAGCATTTTGACTACTTTTAACAGGCCTTGACGATGAGAAACCTCGTTGATCATAAACTATCGCGCAAAGCGAGCTCCACTACCAGTTCAACCTCAAGCTCAACCTCGTTGAAATTTcctttgctttgattttgaaaaaaaaaaaatagaaaggaaGAAATTCCTGcacaaatcaagaaaaatatCTGCCGTCGTTTTGCCCATGCCAGGCCCCTTCTTTGGAGAGGAATCTACTTGTAcagagttgaatttgaatcaaaccaaactcgaaCCCCTCCCGAAATTGTTCAAGTTTGGTTggaattcaaactcaagttgagTTTTAAGTTTGGCTCAAGAtttgtatgaaaaattttcagactCACACGTTTGGTGTGTTAAAAACCTCTAAAACCCAAACTTGAACttgaaaatgtttaaattttagatttgaactcagagctcaagctcaagttcGCTTGAGTTGAGTTAAATAAACTCATTTCGAATTCAACACAACCCTAATTCCCCTGCAAACGCAGCATCAACACCTTATCCAGAATTGAATATCTCAGTATCTATGGGCCATATATAAACTGGTATTCCCATGTGCCCACAAATTTTCAAGTCTAAATGAGCAAAAAAACAAGTAATCCAAAAGAAACAACACAACAACTCATCGAACTCAAGTAGGCCACAGAAACActtaatattatcattaattgaCAACATATAATGTTAGCACCAGTTAACATGGCAAAAGCAGTACAATCAGTTCCTTGATTAAAGAAAGGTGCAAACCAATAAAATCTACTGGAAGGAGAAATTCCTCCACATTTCTACGATCACCTCTACTGCAATATAAACAACTACTATTGGCTATACTGATGACATGGTTTTCACCCGCCAACCTAAATTTATACTTTGCAATTGCATAAGGTGGCAATGCAGGATGCTGACCAATGAGCGTTTGGTATCTTGACTGTACGTCGCTTGCATTATCCAAtaacacataaaaataaaaggccaaTTACAAACTTCACAGCATCAAAGTCTCTGCCAAAGAAACGGAACAAATATTAGTCATAACTAGATATggtatatatataactttttttaacaaTGGAATGTTCATCTTTTACAATCTATTGACCAGATATGTTACAAATTAGCTTGTGTTTTCCTATGCTGCATTGAACATCAAGACAGATAATTTATCAAAAGAGCATCAGGGCCACATTATGAGGAAAGTAAGAAAACCTGTGCATGCATCACTTCCAATTGACCTGGGTTGGTACCACCAGTGACAGGAGGGGGTACATCTGAACCATTATCTGGTGAAACTTCCCCACTTTTCTTATTAATAGCACTCTCTTGCACACCCTTTCCTTTAAATAAGACACTAGATGTCCCCACTGTGCAACCAGAAGTAGGAACAGAATTTCCAGTTCGTTTTGAGGCAAGATCTAGGCGCTCAATCATTTTTGCAACACCAGCAATTCCTGCACTCATCTCACGCTGCACTTCCTTGCTTAACTCCTTAACAGAGTTATTGCGAGCAAGCAACCTCTCCTTAAGACCTCTAGTACTTTTTGAGATTGATTCCTTATATCTATTACACAACACCAACACCCCccaccccccaaaaaaaaagcaCCTTTCAGATTACATGTTGAAACAAGTAATTATCAGTTCAAAATGTAATCAAGTTGCAATATATCTACCTGGCTGAAGCAGCAGACCATTTAGATTTGATAGAATCTGATAATGAGAGAATCTCGGTTGGGTTTGATCCCCTTGGACTATCAGGTTGTGGCTTTCTAAAGATaactctgaaaaaaaaaaaacaattggtTTTACTTATGTTTAGATCAAAGCATAGAAAGATTTAGGTGTGAGTGTGCAAAAGAACAGAAACACGTgggatgaaaaaaaattcttcaaatcaaAAGGTTTCAAAACCTTGACATCAGATATCCACTTGTGCAATTAAATAATCAACAAGTTTTTGAAatgtagaaaaagaaaagctcTGTAACCACAAATAAAAGTATGAAATCATTTCACCAGATTAATTGAGGATCGCAGTTGACAAACACTTAAAATATTTGGACTTTTAGTTCTGAGCAAATACCTGGGTCTAAAAGGGCCATCTCTGGTTACAGCAGCACCAGAAAGAAATGAGGAATGTTGAATACTGGCAGCCGATTGTATGCTAGAAGTTGCGGTATCCCCCTCAGATGATGAACAGCTAGAATCTGGTGAAGTTGTGTTTGATGACAACATTCCAGGAGCATTTGCAGCAGAAGTAAAAACTAGAACTTGCGAATGATCAAGTCCAGCAGCTCTCTGCAACTCTCTTCTGCGAAAATAACGTGCAGTAGCTAGATGCTGCATAACACGCTCTTCAATTTCGGGATAATCCGTGTAAGTGGGGTCCTAGAAAAATATCCATTACAAATTTAAGGACTAGAAGATTCATTCTCACCAAGTCAAATATTCAAACAAGGAAAAGAGTTGAAGAAATTAAGACATgacattaaattaaactaaacaatCACCAGTCCAAAATCAAATTCCTGATGAAAAGGACTGGGCACAGAGGAAGTTATGTTCCTTGACTTGGGGCACCTTTCACTCTCAACGGCAGCTAGAAGCTCTTGGCTACAGAATATTAATAGTGAATTAGAACAAGGATAAAATTAAAGTCCAAATGCAAACACCAATTAACTTGGCTTCATCAGGACAGAAAGGAAATATAAATACACCTGCATCCATGAACATGAACAGAACAGTTTTCAAGAGGAATGTCATATACCTGGCCGGGTCCTGCAGGACAAATAGCTGCCAACATATTGGACACTCTTTGCTTCTTTGGGAcctaaataaaagaaaaagtgttCAGTTAGAAACTTTCCTTAAATCAAATAACAGGCAAAAGAGGCAGAAGGTGTTGATCCAAAATCTCGGTAAGAACTTAAACATATGAAAACATTTTGGATGAGCCTACCATTCCAGGATACACTGAAGGTGATATTCATGTTTGCAGCTAGTAACCTGAAAAGAGAAGCATATAAGCTTAGTCAAGGCTAGAAGTATCATCGTCTTAAAAATTTTTCACAGCAGATGTCCCTAGACTCgatcatttcaaaaaaaaaaaaaatcataagttatcataatcaatcaatttataagaaataacaCACCAGTGAAACCCCATTGATACTTCAGATGACAAAATTCCACAACATAAAAACATCTTTTGAGAAGCAGGTTTAAATAAGACCAGAAGCAATGAACAACGCAAGGCATAACATTATTTACAACTACTCTCAAGTCTCTTGGTTAACCAGGAAGACTGATCAACTAGACAAAGGacgtttttttattaattagaaaatGATGGACAAAGAAACGCCTCACACTATTTAACAAACTACTAACTAAAGCAAACGATATCATAGAAATCGCATCAATCTCATACAGCCTGAATAACCCGCATCGCAATCCATGATATAAACAACTAGATAACCATCAAAacctaattaaaaaaactgTCTACTATAATTTCAGTTGACGGAAAAACACAACTTTATCAGCTGCTGAATATGAAAGACCACAATCAATTTTCCGAAACTATAAAAGCTCAAACAAATACTTGATCTCCGCACTCCAAAGGCAATGCTGATCAAACAAAACCATACAGTATAATACAAAGCacagtttaattttaaaattacacaaacaaacaacaacTGAAACTGTAAGAGATAGCTACCGAAGATAATAGAAAGATGAGTTATACAGTGGCAGGGTTGGCGGTGGAGAAAGGCTCGAGACAGATACTGCAAGCGTCTTCGAAAGAGTCATCAACAGCAGCAGAAGACGAAGCGGAAATGATATGATTTTCGCATAGAGAAGGAACAGTAGAAGAGGAGGAGGCCATGGACAAAATGAGACTGAGAGTGACAGTGAAgcaagaagaaagagagaaggcGTGAAGTGGAGAAGGAGAAGCGGAATTGAAATAGGAAATAGAGAGAGAGGGTAAGGAATGTAacgaaggaaaagaaaggaaccCTAGAAAAGAGTATGAATGgtcaaaagaaaagaattatcgagagaagaagaaaaggctaAAAACGCAGGAAGAGGAAATTTTATCCGATTCAGACGGTTGGATTTTGAACGGAATCAATCCTCCTTTTCCttatttacttaattctttttcatcttcattacTTAGTATTAATGTCCCCACCAAGGTTTAGACAAATGTATTCCCACCcttcaagttaaaaaaactaaattctcaCCCATCGTTCTCTTATGTTGCTAAATTCCATTAttcatttgaataaaatttttaattttcccttttcaaaattttaaggggcaaatgataatttttttaaaatattaagggcATTAAAAAAGTTTTCAGAGAGtctttggaaattaaaaaaaattaaaatgtttttgaatattttaaattttcaatatgtctcttattaatttaaaaaataatcatgtaacattttaaaatttattagaattttaatatttttaaaaatattagtgacaaatttttaaaatgataataatatactGAGagtttgttatttatatattaagtgttactaacaattgtataattttaataaaagataaaataattattttgataaaaatttaacaaattcaagGGAATAAGagtgaaaatttggttttttaaacttaCATAGCGAGAATATACAGTTTCATCCAAATATTGGGTGGTAAATAGTTATTTAGTCAATttactataatttaatatattattaatattattgttacgTCACATgacaatatattataattagtacttaaattgatatttattataaaatatacataatttttttattttaatatattgtcatAATATTGTATTCAAActttaacccttttttttcattttggtaTAAATAATACGTTTTCAtacaaaaacatttaataatgaaatccctgtcattttattttttaaatttataatatacctcaagttaataaaagttaaaaaaaaaaaaatttgaatatcacAATTGCATAAGAACCTTcttatttctcatttattttcttaCACCTCCTCGCTTTGAGCCAACAgattttagttattattttcactttcaataaCCATCTT contains:
- the LOC123221630 gene encoding E3 ubiquitin-protein ligase RHF1A-like, giving the protein MASSSSTVPSLCENHIISASSSAAVDDSFEDACSICLEPFSTANPATVTSCKHEYHLQCILEWSQRSKECPICWQLFVLQDPASQELLAAVESERCPKSRNITSSVPSPFHQEFDFGLDPTYTDYPEIEERVMQHLATARYFRRRELQRAAGLDHSQVLVFTSAANAPGMLSSNTTSPDSSCSSSEGDTATSSIQSAASIQHSSFLSGAAVTRDGPFRPRVIFRKPQPDSPRGSNPTEILSLSDSIKSKWSAASARYKESISKSTRGLKERLLARNNSVKELSKEVQREMSAGIAGVAKMIERLDLASKRTGNSVPTSGCTVGTSSVLFKGKGVQESAINKKSGEVSPDNGSDVPPPVTGGTNPGQLEVMHAQRL